A region from the Tachyglossus aculeatus isolate mTacAcu1 chromosome 5, mTacAcu1.pri, whole genome shotgun sequence genome encodes:
- the ADCYAP1 gene encoding pituitary adenylate cyclase-activating polypeptide isoform X2 has translation MAMCSKAIVVLLIYSIIMHDSIYCSPAGGLQLPGLRLEDEVYDEEGNSLQDLALDSSLLGVGSPSTLLTDVYTLYFPPENRHTDATFNSAYRQPLGHYISARKSLRALIAQRAGGGSGVEGNWEPLSKRHSDGIFTDSYSRYRKQMAVKKYLAAVLGKRDEDINTDHLLLYINTDALLQGDYETNDLGEFSKQILPLAM, from the exons ATGGCAATGTGTAGCAAAGCCATCGTGGTCCTGCTAATCTACAGCATCATCATGCATGACAGCATCTACTGCTCACCTGCGGGCGGACTCCAGCTCCCTGGCCTCAG GCTGGAGGACGAGGTATACGACGAGGAAGGAAACTCTCTGCAGGATTTGGCCTTGGACAGCAGCCTCTTGGGGGTCGGGAGCCCCTCCACCTTATTGACGGATGTCTACACGCTCTACTTCCCCCCTGAGAACAG ACACACGGATGCCACCTTCAATTCCGCCTATCGCCAACCACTGGGCCACTACATCTCTGCCAGGAAATCCCTGCGGGCACTCATCGCCCAACGCGCGGG AGGGGGCAGCGGAGTCGAGGGCAATTGGGAACCTCTCTCCAAACGCCACTCGGACGGCATCTTCACCGACAGTTACAGCCGGTACAGGAAACAGATGGCCGTGAAGAAATACCTGGCCGCCGTCCTGGGGAAAAG GGACGAAGACATTAATACTGACCATTTGCTACTGTACATAAACACTGATGCCCTGCTACAAGGGGATTATGAAACTAATGATTTGGGAGAATTCTCGAAGCAGATTCTTCCCCTG GCCATGTGA
- the ADCYAP1 gene encoding pituitary adenylate cyclase-activating polypeptide isoform X1 has translation MAMCSKAIVVLLIYSIIMHDSIYCSPAGGLQLPGLRLEDEVYDEEGNSLQDLALDSSLLGVGSPSTLLTDVYTLYFPPENRHTDATFNSAYRQPLGHYISARKSLRALIAQRAGGGSGVEGNWEPLSKRHSDGIFTDSYSRYRKQMAVKKYLAAVLGKRDEDINTDHLLLYINTDALLQGDYETNDLGEFSKQILPLVSPLKRAALTQTYLQGPRSLLLKISLSLMPL, from the exons ATGGCAATGTGTAGCAAAGCCATCGTGGTCCTGCTAATCTACAGCATCATCATGCATGACAGCATCTACTGCTCACCTGCGGGCGGACTCCAGCTCCCTGGCCTCAG GCTGGAGGACGAGGTATACGACGAGGAAGGAAACTCTCTGCAGGATTTGGCCTTGGACAGCAGCCTCTTGGGGGTCGGGAGCCCCTCCACCTTATTGACGGATGTCTACACGCTCTACTTCCCCCCTGAGAACAG ACACACGGATGCCACCTTCAATTCCGCCTATCGCCAACCACTGGGCCACTACATCTCTGCCAGGAAATCCCTGCGGGCACTCATCGCCCAACGCGCGGG AGGGGGCAGCGGAGTCGAGGGCAATTGGGAACCTCTCTCCAAACGCCACTCGGACGGCATCTTCACCGACAGTTACAGCCGGTACAGGAAACAGATGGCCGTGAAGAAATACCTGGCCGCCGTCCTGGGGAAAAG GGACGAAGACATTAATACTGACCATTTGCTACTGTACATAAACACTGATGCCCTGCTACAAGGGGATTATGAAACTAATGATTTGGGAGAATTCTCGAAGCAGATTCTTCCCCTGGTGAGTCCACTCAAACGGGCCGCTCTAACCCAAACCTACCTTCAAGGGCCGAGGTCCCTCTTGCTAAAGATTTCGCTTTCTCTGATGCCACTTTGA